The Dunckerocampus dactyliophorus isolate RoL2022-P2 chromosome 16, RoL_Ddac_1.1, whole genome shotgun sequence nucleotide sequence ttgtgttaacattcttGAGAATTGTGGCGTTAactgtccattttctatgctgcttatcctcattcgtGTCATGgcgttatgctggagcctatcccagcttacttcgggcgagaggcggagtacaccctggacgccagccaatcgcagggcacatatagacagacattcaaacctatgaacaatttagagtggccaaataacctaacatgcatgtttttggaatgtgggcggaaaccggagtacccggagaaaacccacgcacgcacgcacggagagaacatgcaaactccacacagagatgtggaacacatacgtaaacaagatggccgcggcgctccgtcgcggaagttgATGCGAGAGTCTTCGTGacatacacatgaacacacaggcAACAATGAGCAGGAATATGGCAGGAGACAAATGTATAACGCcaagtgttttgtgaggtctgatttttttgagaaggcatttttgtgatgcaaatgtattaatcttttgaacgcatattgttttgagtcaaagtctttacttaattgtccccagcaactaagtggaactacgttcttcatcacggaagtCTGACCAGAAccggacttaggagaccaagtggggggtaagtcgctgttattggactacaatgccgatggggatgtcatacaactgcaTGTCAAACAATCCGAACTCTCTCTTTGACATTCTGCAAACATTCCCAACTAATATTTCAGAAATATGGTCCGAATGTTCAAATAATATTCTTACTGTAGAATGTTATTTGTTTAACTgggtaactttagatacaaaccaaaatagaggCGAGCCGAGGAATACCTAAGAAAGTGGAAGCAGTaggcaacgccacacgagccgttttcaacttgccaattgcactgtgtacgtgaatgaggcaccgatctgtggctccagcctgcacagcgtgtctcgggaggggcggtcgctgtgtgcggcatgaaggagattgattggctgtagaccattgttaatcaggacgcagaaaacaatgagcgGTACAGACAGACGAGAAGAGagacttcccacaatgcaattcttcttaaagggccagactcggcctgtaacagcgtttatACGCTGTAATGAAAAAagagcactaaaaaaattccgCGAagcagcgaatccgcgaaagttgagggaacactgtacatcccatagtacaattcacagttctacatgtccaaaagcagtaggaagaagcaaatcttatttaatcctaccctccatccatttcacatcaattacagtacatttattcacttcctgtattcaaaaTGTACCCTTTGCcagttttaaaatacatttacatacataGACAGACACAGAGAAATACTTGAAACTGACAGAATTACTTTGTTGCCCAGATCATTGTAAGCTCATTGTTTGATGAGGTCTGTGATATGGCCCAGCTTTAATTCTATTAATTCTTTCATTCTATTTTCCAACCTGGCAGAGTTAAAGCTTCTTAAAGAGATACACACATCCAGGTACGTAGTCCTCCTCGTGCTCATTCACAGCTCGCTCCCACTCCTTCACCTCTGTGACGTCGACGCCACACCACAgtccctcctcctccatccGCTTTATCTCGTCCTCCAAGGCCGCTTTGTAGCTCAAGTTCTCAGGGTTACCCCTGGTCGTCATGCAGATGAGACCGCCTATGAGTTGACACAACAAGTTGAGGTACTGCACACAGAACCAgaagtacagtatactgttgGTCCCAAGACTCTCACCCTGTCTGGCGGCCTGGCACAGCTCCCTGATGGCCTTCACCTGAATGTGACCCATGCTCAGACCACCAACTACCAGCACTATGTCAAAGTGACCTGCAGGAGGAAACACCATGTGACTTAATCAGCTAATTGAATGGGTGCTCAACAAGCATAAATGAATGACCTAATTGAACAGGAAGTGGCTCCTCTCCAAGCAGAGCCAGCTTCAGGTCCTGGTACAGTCCGCTCTCTGCAGCCCGCTGCAGCATCCCCTCACTTGCATCCACACCCACGAAACGTCCAAATCCATCTTTCTTCATCTGCACCACAGaagcagacacacacagtgCGCGTTATCCTATGTCCAAAGTGCACCCAGAGTGCCTTTTTCCGTCTAAACTCGTTAGGCACattgtaaacataaaataaattcattattgaTTTGATATttcactcatttgctttgtcgtTATGAGCGAAGATGGATGTTCAGTTCAGATTGTTTAGCATATAAAATACATCCTTCACTTTTTCTGAGCACGGCCCTccgtggaaaaggtttggacacccctgatgaaTGGATTTTGTCAATTCATGAACAAAGCACCTAAatccagtgacgtgcggtgaagttcatggctggtgaggcgaTGTAAACACTTGCttattaagaggataaccacaaaaaaagacacTAATTCACTGTGCTTAAAAAATTGTTGCAAATTGTTTTCTGATATTTCTTTGTCCCATTCATTTATAGTTtcacaaactgaaaaacatttctgtttttaCGTTTTATCTGTATaggaagtacatgcagccttctccaggaaaagttctgatactttgttgtaaaagtcagaTCACATCCTAGTGAGTTGGGTATAcagtataatcctccatcttagaagtcaaattcattcattcattcagcagagcataaaaacatcttgcatttgacttgtttatAAATGTAGCTCTAGCCGGcactgctgcattttttttaaaaaaggttggCTTTTCCTCACTGGAAGGACGTCAGTGTCAAGccccttccagctcatgcacaccTGACCCCTTCAAGACACATCAGTACTGCAAATGCCTcccatatgacatttctgtgtgttttagtgGTCGcgtagcaagaataatgatgtcacacatacattaaagacattacaaaggctgtagaaagtcatggtttATAACAAATGTTTCTACAACATTATATTACTGTATTGGCAACAtgatgacaaacacaaactggcaggcgccatgatccaactcgaTGTGCACGGTAGGCgaggcttgcgcactaagccaaGAAGCCACGCTCACGGTGGCTTGATCAAAgctttcttccctgtatttgatcaggaaatctgcaaattccgtgatttttacttaagaaaatgttttaaaaaaacgattggaatcatacagaaaatacatttttaatacagttcaatggacaaatgttaatatttatgTTATTAGTACCCCGACTCtcacccgaagacagctgggataggctccagcatacccgtgatcCTCATGACAtcaagcgatatagaaaatggatgaatggatggatggattgtatttttttcctttcttttaaatttttttatcaaGACAAGTAAGGCTGTGCCTCCCTTGACCTCACCTCACTGACTAAATCATAATGAAATTTgactttaatattatttatgtactgtatttaaataaatattattatctATTTGATGTCTGATGGAATGCTGCACAACAAGAATGTTTAGTGAGTGTTTCATGCATGTTAAATCTGCTGTGTACCAGTTTGGCCACCATTCCCGTGCCACAGGCCACGTCCAACACAAGGGCAGCTTGGCGCTCGCCACAAAAGTGGGCAGCGACGGCGCTGGCTGCCAGACTGGGTGCACGGTAGTCAAGAACTGCCACATCCTGTTGAATGAGGTTGACATTTTAGAACAAACACGTCTTTACTGACACACCACAAAGGAGTCACTGTAAAACCTGAATGCCCTCTTCCTAAAAATGTGTTAGAACAGTCACACTGTACCAACAGTAACACTAAGCGTCCAGTCAGATTGCTCTGTTGTCATTAATATAATGTTCAAAGCCACTCAGGGGCACAACTAGGGGATTGCTATGATGTGCTGTGATGTATTAAGCAGCATTAACGACCTGCTCATAGGAGTTGGCCCAGTTGTTGTAGAAGGATATCTTCTCAGCTGTCGTGCAGCCCTTATGACATGACACGATGAGATCTTTGATGTCTTCAAGCGTGCGGCTCTCCACAGCAGACATTGTTCACTCTCCTGTCAAAGTGAGAAAGAAGCAGAGACaacgtaataaaaaaaagtagtattagtagtttGACAGTATTAGTAGTAAAGAGccaacactttttttcctacTTTTAAACTGGCTTGTCGTGACAACAGCTGCCAACTTCCGACCTGAATGTCCTTACCGCTACCGgtgttttattacattttttcttgagtGAAAGTATATTTATACTATTATTTATCCTGTTAGTCAGACCGAAAAGTAAATAGACACACATTttaatacatgggaaacaaattgatcagtaaaaaaaaaaattgtgctaaataacaaaattaacagaacaaaataactgtctttcagctttttctcgttaggGGTCGCCTCAGCATAACAACTGCAGCTGATGATTTAGCTTAATGTTTAATTCGGATGTCCTTGGTCGGTGATCAACCCCGCACCCTCTGCCATAAAAGGCAGAAGGGCGTACCATTACACCATTACAGGGTTTAACAGAAGAGTTGGTGAGTTCTGCCAAGgagggagcaagtcagtgttttgcaagtctcacaaaagtctcaagtctttaatctcaagtctcgagtcaagtctcaagtaaagatgtgGAAGTCCAAGACAAACAAGACGAGACACGTCGAATCAAGTCCGAAGACATAGACTTGAAATTTTCGAGTCCTTAAAATTCATAAGCACTggttagtgtctcccaaataaaatgccattttaacaatgtaaccttctattaaatttgacaaatacaattaatACGCTTTGGAtggttattgttatttttttataaataaaataagaccagcgTGACTTAGTCACTAAGCGTCACTAGCGTGACCAAGACTTAGTCACAAAAAAGTGCTTCCATAGCATTAGGATTGGGCATTGAGCATCGAGCattgatgggaaccgggactaacattcagaTTCCCCCGGgatcgttcttttttttttttttttttttaatttctattcCTACTTTCAATGACAGACCAGCCCACCGTCCGGAAAAAATGGCTGcataacaccaacgaagaagaagtcggcgaacaccaatgaagaagcgGCGACAGGAagcgtttgtgttcatccattttaAACATGGACAGTGTGCCACGACGCTTgaaagtttggctgaaattctgcaaGAAAAAGGTGCAGTGCGAGATTTGCAATGCCATCATATCATGCATGATTAAACACCTGCAGATTCAGGGTGTAGAAATTACAGTGTCATTGAAGCAGCATTGAAGCAgcattgaagcagcaaacaaattatactTATACTGCGAATACAGTGGCCgactcaaatatccagctaacgtacggctgtgtactttttcatagacaaatgACCTGACGTCAATGttagctttagccaggaagttgaccagactGTCGCAAACTGTTGCACCATTCATCCTACTTTTTTGATATTCTGCACACACGTTAGTAAGAACTCAGTAACatggttaagttacactttgtctatTTTGCATTACAAGACACtctccaacacataaacaacaggataTGTGTAACTGTTTTGTCATGGGGTTTTCATTTGTGAACGTGTATTCCTATGTAAAGAGACTTCAAGACATTTGTGCTCAAGTTcaatactggttgaaaatagccctgtgagaaattcatagcaaagtcattcataaaaagttcatagaattttaaaaatcatcgagacattcagacatttcatccaagaactttggttagcgccctcatttgtttgttcttaaacctcaTTGGACTTTAATGGATGCAtccaatgaggcagattcaaatGTATGTTGTCTTGTCTGAGATGACAGAATAACAATCACATtcgttgaatactttgaatgggggacacattttactcaatacactcactgaaaatatcaaatattttcaagtcatcataCTTAAGTCCGAATCAgatcccgagtcattgatgtcaaagtcctaCTCGAGtcgcaagtctttgatgatatagGCAATTCGACTCCAAAGtgatcaaaattgtgactcgagccTGACTGGAGTCCAAGTCGcttgactcgagtccacacctctgaatTCTGCTATTTCTTTCTCTCATTGGTGACACAGCAGGAAAGGGCCGAGAAGACGTTTGTTGTATCATTTCATACAGTATAAAGTGCCCTGTCATTCATTATTTCCACTGAAACGATTTTACAAACTATTTTGTAATAAAGGACAAAAAGTGTCCTTTTTCAACTCAATATAAGATGTGCACTTTTGTTTCTGAATACAGGACTATTCCATTTTCTAAGGGACAGTTGGCAACCCATGGCTGTGGAGTTGCAGATCAAAAGGGGTAGTTCAAAACAAATGATTACACTACACAAAAATtatgtcattcatccaggtcattgtattctcacgGTGAGGTGATCTGAGAAGACAAAGGTCTTCCAAACACAACAGTCCAGCTACGATCgtttcaatgccctgagaatacacaATTAAGTAAAGCTGCTGATTAAGTAAAGAAATGACAACTTACAGCAAGTCAGCGTCTTTGTAGTTCACctacagaaatggaaaaacaatgtTTCATTTGCACAGTATAAGTATTAAAATTGGACACAGATTTTTCCCAAAGGCAACTGCACTTCCTGTATTTTCTCGCACATGCTCATAACTGTTAACGCGCAGCACTGCTGCTGTTCACAATCCAGTCTGTAGGGGTCTCACTCTGAATCAAAAGTCCTCAAGTTGGACTGCATTGCTAAAAAGCAAACGCGTGTAGCTCTCTTTTTTTACTTAAACTAACTTCAAAGTTATTTGCCAAAGCatttgatgtacagtatgctgCATTTAAATCATGCAGACTTTTGAATGTCCAACTGTTGaaatgtttcagtactttttgtaCAACTCTGTTCTCTGGGACTTCTGGTGGAGAGGGGAATGGAGCAGACGTGCACGCTGCGCTCTCCCGCACGAACCTGATAAAACACCACTTTTTGTAACCCACACCTTGCTTTACTTGGTTGTAATAGTGAATATTACCCCTACTCTACCCCATGGCTTCCGGAACTAGGATGACGAGAGAGAAATACATGAGAAAAGTCGACCAATCCCCCGTGGCTTACCAGGTTAGCATACATGCTCTGACAAGTCTTTTGGAGGGACACTGCCATACCATGTCGGCAGAGTTCAAGTCGCTGTTCACCTCCCCCTAAGCCAGTGCTGCTCAAATATTGAGGCGGTCGTGAGAgacagggaggactttcaatgttggtgcagacctgccaacatgtatgaatttgttgtactcggCATACAATTTGAAttttgaatacgcttgtatacgtcactgctctccattttgttgcatttttctggtttcagtttcgagttcggTCTGTACAgtggagataaataaatagatattatcagtttctcaatagtatttcaaatcggggggagCGTAAACATTTCTATTCAATTCCACCATAGAATGtatgcatctccaactcacacacatctctagtccgttcatcctgggaacgacacttcctcattctcattacaagaatgcaagatgcattcagggacactcctaacatcacaaaaacggctttataatgcgtgtgcgtgtgtgtgtgtgtgtgtgtgtgtgtgtgtgtgtgtgtgtgcgcgtgtgtgtgtataaataaacaggaagatcaagaaaaacatgaagtggatattttataatcactcacttcgtaactcttaattcggatgtacaatttgctacaatTAAAGGGATGATTCGTATTGtttgacataaagttgtatgacatccccatcagcagtgtactacttCAACAGTCACTTAACCCCCCAACGTTTGGTCCCGcgaatccagttctggtcagatttccgtgacgaggaaggtaagttctgcttagttgctgggtcatttaggtaaagagtttggcttctcaaaacaatatgggttcaaaagagtaatacatctgcatcataaaaatgcctcctcaaaaaaaaaaaaaaaaaatcggacctCACAAATCGGTCAACGTTATatttcgtgtgtatgtgatgaagacactcgcgTTTTCTTCTTTGCATTGCATCAATGATGCAAGATTGACTTGTCTGATACCTATGTAACATACCTTGTATAAAgtgaataatttttttaattagtagATAACAAAAGGTACTACTCGAATATCATTATGATGACTATTCAAATGACTAAGTCACAACTGTGTTTAGTCTTTAATAATTTGATGCTATCCCTCTTTAATTCAAGGTTATCAACGTAACCCGCAAACTCCTGTAAATATTTGAGGCGCGAAAgaaaactcaagaaaatctactggagttgataaagcgtcctcgACGATCTTCTtagccttttcaagtgcaggctggcttatgtccaaaagaacttgacatcCATTAAAATGCCACTAACTATCACGCTGCACGATCAAAACAGGCTACAGTTAAAATGAAACATCTTAAGTTGAACCACTCGGGCAAGTTAAACTGGTAAAGACCTATAATACAAAACTTATGTCAAAAAAAGATTGGTAgcgtttataaaaaaatatgtaaaaatgtttactttaaataagaaaatacaaCAAACCAACACCATTTCAAAGTGCCatgaattaataatacaatgaaaacaaaacactaacatAATGCTCATTTAAAATAACAATTGCACACCTATCAACATAACACATACTTCATTgaagtaataataacaacacaataaatgtGGCAAGAGCAGGTcaaatttaaataaacaaaaacatagagAACATTACTGAGAAGGAAATGCCCTCCAGAATCAATTCAAATTTACAGTAAGGCCTACACATGTGTAAGTCTACACATCAGTCACACTGCAAGtacaaatatgtcaactttattttatcATAAGAGTAAAAATGCTATTGTCCAATAGGAAATAATAAATTGCATTAAATTGTAGGTCATCCATAATGGCTATAACAGAAAGGGTAAAAGagactagggatgtcctgatcctcATTTTTTGgattccgatccgatttttttatagtcttgcccaTCAGATACCGatcgtttttttattgtttgttttttttaataataataatatgcttttgttacaaacatacaCTTGTGGAATTGTATATGGTTCTGAAAATGGCTCttcaaatcattaaaaataatgcaaccaaagtattgctgaatttactttttttattacacagcacgaccaacaatattgtttggcttttgtaacaaacccctgtgagtcaggtccctattccaataaaagtccatccaataaaagataaaattggaaaaaatgggcgtgcaaaatactttcagggtaggactaatcatttcacatggttatggatcaatttgtggtgtgatttagaatatatgacttttttttttaacaaactctcttagggctCTATGAATTCAGTTAAATTTTTTCCGAAattctgtttacattttttaagaattcaatttttttttaccttttccacttatttaaataaataaagcaagatggtgccctccgtggcagacgtctctgtttcactctcccgtttttttttctatttttttgctattttgttgttcatgttggacATTCAACGTGCTGCGTTGCATTGCGGCATAGAGACAACTTTTGTACATGACCTTTCGTTCAGCCTCTCggactggctttcttctgcgtcgggaggacgcagcagcctgcgggcctggtgagctaaaTGCCCAGGAGCGTCCGGGGCGGAGGCGAGGCAGGAGGGGCGCCCTGCGTGCTAGGCTAAAGGCTATAGCGACTGGGCCACCGCTGCCAAGCCTGCTGCTGGCCAGCGTCCGCTCTCTCGAAGACAGGATGgacgagctgagagcaaggATTCTATGTGAGatcggagagtgctgtgtgtTCGCGGAGGCCTGGCTGGATGGAGGATTTACCGGACTCGGCGGTCtggttggggacatttgccgcttgccggggagatcggactttggcgtattgtggacacagagcctcgggactgttctccccaaatgtTACCAGCATCtaagctttcccacgagggcaaatagcatcctgtaccaagtctacagcaagatgaaaggtgctttgaaggctgttccaagtccccattttggaaaagctaatgtctcttctgttgttgttgcttaatttattgttattactttattacttattcattttcttgtgtttttctttctttctttctgctgggagaatgaacagaacaagaatttcattgcatagcagaactacctgttactgtgcatatgacaataaaacaaaatcttgaatcttattttaccagcattgTGCTATTTGGATTAgttaataaaatgcaaaaatccttacatttattgatgcaattggcccattttgtccagtcattgagaagtggatgtagcttggctaatttttctaatgggatgtcagcctcagcaaatattgctacaaaatcttcagcaaactgtaatgcctgtgcttgtgattaaggaagatgtaggcACAGATGTAATTCtaatcgcgttattaatgtaagatattttaatgacaccattAATTTGTTTACagaattagacaaatgtgacaaagagcgctcttattttgaaggccggaatgtgttgtgtgtgtgttgcgagtggcaattgacggttgagaCGCGCTGGGTGCATGcataaacgtgcctcttgtcttttttcactcagaacctgcatgtggtcagtgggaaatgtaaaatggtccttaaattaaagcagtaaaacacaacatggtgaaaatactgtatactcatccagcctgagtcactagctagcttccattcacgctccataaCAGAGGAGTTCCCAAGTTTTTTTGCCGCCGTTTCAACATATAAAGGAAGTAATAAACACGTGAGATAGCTACATacaaaaacaggacattttcattCTCCTCAGATGAGGCTGAACATGCAGTTTGGGGCCCCCTGTTGGCTTGTGGACCCTTGGCATTCGCCTAGTACGCGGATAGCAACAATGATCCTGCTGCCTAGCTCCGTTTGATTGGCGAAATGGAGTCAAGCGTCACAAGTGATTAAGTTGAAATGGTGGAACAAAGTCATGTGACATCGGCCTAGGCGTAAGTATCTCTACTAGCAATAATTGATAAAAATTGAATTGGCGAACGGAATGTAACTCAACATAGTGGAGTAGCGTTCACAAAAATActgaagtaaaagtaaaaagtgtgttgcaataaaattACTCTGATGAGTAGTATTTATCCCAAAAGTTACCTGAGTAAATGTAACAGAGTAAATGTAGTTTGCTACTAGTTAATACCCACCTCTGTAAGTCTTCCAGCGTTTGCACAGCGTGTCGTagaaaatagcttacaccagcTTTACTGCAAGGATcatcctgaaaggggtaccagagaAGGTGCCGTTACTCAAGGGGTATGATGACAGTGATTTGCAGCTCTaaccaaataaaaacatacagcAAATACATTGAATAAACAAGGGAAACGGTGAAATATTTTCTTCAAGTCTGTTTCTTCGAGcagatgtcaatttcagctTGTTAGCGCATTGCCATTTTTTGTGACAGGCAAACGTGTGTCACAAAGATgatgaaataataatacaaaacggtggaacttttcagctgctgtgatttccgaAGTATatcacctcattgtgcaccaaacgcattttgctgcatccaaaacatgtgacGTGTTTTGTCGACCAAACGCCGACAAAACATTTATGCGTCACAAATGTAACCAGCGTAGTCCTCACACAATTTAACTACAATTGAAACGCGGaagactatatgcaaatgagctgacctctgcctggacacacaatgtgaatttGAACGTATTTGCATGTTATTTCTCcagtttttcatcaaaatgtagacaataacgaaagtgacgCTGACTCAAAATCAGAACTATGACATAGTGTCCATGTAACTTGTCACATTGAAGATTTttactgatctattttttcctaatcaatacactttggggaactgtttttttaaatcatgccTCTGCAGAAGGTGAACACTCCTATGATTCAAACGATACTGTAACCCAAGTCACAAACGTCACATGATGTCAGGCAGCTAAAGCCAAAGTCCCCCTTGATCTGCTGTTGCTCCTCCGTGGCAAAGATGAAATCCCtgcgcgtcttgtcatgttattaatacactgtgtgagtccaactgtgttcttaatgtattcttATCACAAAGAAGTCTTGCTAGCAAACTATGAGCTTCAGTGGAGcatgaaatttttcattggggcgGCCAAGgcgagaccattactcacatagaggtggcaataagttgatatctgaattgtctagatggccagtggggtggccagagagtgaccaggggtggccaccccgtagctccgccactgccttTGGACCGTCTTTttgagcaattaatagctgaacAGTGTgcagaggacatgttttcaatgcatagtttctggattctgctcaccatcatggccaTCAATacagaagtggatgccgatcggcactcctgttttaactccaGACTCTTGgcttacatgcccactcatgctgctacagagagctccCAATATTAaaagatttatgtgctgaatcacgcttcagaatttatgtcaaagtcaacatagtgagaaaacttgaccgaaaccgaccaaagtaatcatggaaaacttacctaaggcttgcagttcatgcaa carries:
- the LOC129168796 gene encoding methyltransferase-like protein 27; protein product: MSAVESRTLEDIKDLIVSCHKGCTTAEKISFYNNWANSYEQDVAVLDYRAPSLAASAVAAHFCGERQAALVLDVACGTGMVAKLMKKDGFGRFVGVDASEGMLQRAAESGLYQDLKLALLGEEPLPVQLGHFDIVLVVGGLSMGHIQVKAIRELCQAARQGGLICMTTRGNPENLSYKAALEDEIKRMEEEGLWCGVDVTEVKEWERAVNEHEEDYVPGCVYLFKKL